GGCTGCGACGACGACGGCATTGTGGTGGTGCCGCTTGAAGTGGCCGGGGAAGTGGCGATCCACGCCCGGGCCATCCTGCTGGCCGACATGCGGGCGCGGCGGAAACATTATGAAAACCTTAACAAGCAGCCCGACTCGACGGTTGATTTTGCAGCGGTGGAACAATACTATGCTCAATTTGAGTAGTAGCATCACTATATGGAGCGTAAACAATGAAAAACTTTTCTCTGGAACAACTCAACTTATTCATCGTCCGGGCCAAAGCAGCCACTTACGTAGGCGGGGGGGCCAAAAGCCTCGCGTACCGGCCCGGCGCCCACGATCTTCAATTTCACGAGGGTAACTTTGCCTATCTGGACAGCTACTTTGGCGGCACGGATTTTTTGGGCCAGGAAGTGGTTTACTTTAGGGGCCGGCCGGTGTGGGTGATGAACTATTATGGCCGCATCCTGGAATCGGACCTGATCCGGGCTGATGAAGCGGGACAGATTATCAAACAAAGCCTGTCGGCCTTATACCAGGAAGGCCGTTTTTTGGGCGGTTTTGAATATTCTACCGCAAAAAACGACACCTATTTTGACACCAACGAGGGCGAGATGACGTCGTTTACCGGAAAAGAATGGATTATGCGCCAGAATACCCGGGTTTACGAACTGGTTTACCACGGCGGATTGGTGAAAGAATAATAGCCAGCGAACATACCGGATCAATGTGGCGAAACCTATTATCTTGGAGGAATCAATGGGCAAAGTGTTAGTGTTGTACTATTCGGAAACAGGGCGCACCAAAGCCATGGCTCAATTGGTGGCAGAAGGAGCGGCCATGGTGGCAGGGATAGACGTTAGCTTAAAAAGCGTAACTGAAGCAACGGTAGATGATTTATTTTGGTGTGACGGCATTGCCGTGGGCGCGCCGACGCATCTGGGTTCTGTGCCCTGGGAAATGAAAAAGTGGTGGGATGGGTTGGTAAAACCCGCCTGGCAAAAAGTGGATGGCAAATTTGGCTGCGCCTTTTCTTCAGCCGGTGGGCTGGGCGGCGGGCCGGAACTGGCCTGCCTGGCCCTGCTGACCATTTTGATGAATTATGGTTTCCTTGTTTTTGGCGTCACCGATTATGTGGCTCCGCTCCGCACGTTGCACTACGGCGCGGCCCTGCCGGGCCGGCCCAAAGACCCCAGCGAAAAGGATATTTGCCAACGCCTGGGCTTGAGGCTGGCCGAGTGGGTGGCCTATTATGTTGACGGCAAACAGGAAGCGCATCCCTCCCGCGCGGGGTATGGCAGAATTTGACGTATTTCTCGTTCCCTACTAAAAACAGAATGAAATCGATACTTTTGTAAGCGACAAGCTGAATGTCATTTCGAGGCCGTAGGCCGAGAAATCTCCTTTTAAAGGTACGGTTTCGAGGAGATTTCTCCTGTAAGCGTAGCGGCGTCGAATGACATATCCACCGTTTTTACTGAAAGTACCGGTTTCAAACTAATCTCGCTATAAATTTGAGAACGAGAAAACACTTTTGCCGCTTCTCTATTTTTGCGGCTCACTTTACCCTTGCTGCCGCTTCCATCAATTGCTGAATGCGGGGAACCATCTCAGCCGGGTTGGGGTGAATGCCTTCTACCACCAGGGCGCTTTCAAACAACTGCTCGATCAAGGGATTTAGCAGCTCGTCTTCGGCGTTGGCTGCCAGGCGGGCGGAGATGTTCTGGATCAACCCGCTCTTGCGGTTGATCTCCAAAATCTTCTTGGGAATTTGATAATCCTTGTCCAACAAACGCTGCACCCGCTGCATGCCGGTATTCATTGCCCCGGCCGGATTGACCAGCCGACAGGGACTGTCGGTTAAAATTTTGCTCTCCTGCACGTCCTCCACGCGGTCGCCCAACACCTCCTTAAACCGGCTTACCAGCGCCTCAAACTGGTCAGGCGGGATGGCGTCTTCCTTCTTTTCTTCGCCGGTTTTTTCCTCTTCCGGCAAATCCAATCCGGCATCGTCTACATTCTTGAGCGGTTTGCCGTTATACTCCCGCAAGCCAACCAGCATAAAGCTGTCCATGGGATCGGTCAGATACAACACCTCCAGATTGTGTTTTTTGAAGTACTCCAGGTGCGGGCTGCGCGAGATCACGTCGTAATCGTCGCCCAAAATATAATAGATTTCGCTCTGATCTTTCTGCATGCGCTCAGCATATTGAGCCAAAGAGATCAACTCGTCTTTGCTTTGGCCCCGGCTGGATTGGAAACGGAGCAGGTCCACAAATTTGCCGTGGCTATCCGGCTCGGTGGCAATGCCTTCTTTAATGAAACCGCCGAACTCCTGCCAAAAGGTACGGTACGTGTCCGGTTTTTCCTCGGCCAGCGTGGCCAACTCGCCGGCAATGCGGCGCACCAGCACGCTCTTGATTTTTTCCAGCAAGGGCGTGGACTGGATGGTTTCGCGGGACACGTTCAGGGGTAGGTCTTCCGAATCTACCACGCCTTCAACAAAACGCAGGTATTTGGGCAGCAGTTCTTTGAAGTTTTCCTGAATGAGAATCTTTCGAGAATAAAGCTTAAGGCCATAATCCTCTTTGACGCCAAAAATCCGGTAATCTCTTTTGGACGGCACAAAGAGCAAGGCGTAAAACTGCACCGGCGCGTCCGCCGAAGTGTGCAGCCGCAGCAGCGGGTCGCCAAAATCAAGGGTGAGTTGGTGATAAAAGGATTTGTACTTTTCTTCATCCACTTCGCGGGGCGATTGTCGCCAGAGGGCCGTTTGTTGGTTGGCCTGGACAAATTCGGTTTTGCCTTCGGCTTCACCCTCGGCGGGCGGTTTTTGCTCTTTAACGTAAATGGGGAAGGCCCCAAAATCAGAGTGGGTTTTGACGATCTGCCGGACGCGATAGACCTGGGCAAACTCTTTGGCGTCTTCTTTGAGTTTGATCACAATGGTGGTGCCCCGGGCGGCCTTTTCCGCCGGGCCAACGGTATAGGTGCCCTGGCCGCTTGATTGCCACACGGCGGCCTCGGCCTCGGGCCGGTATGAGCGAGAGGTGACGGTCACTTCGTCGGCCACCATAAACACGGAATAAAAGCCCACCCCAAACTGGCCGATAATGTCGGTGGTAAGGGGCTGGCCTTTTTGGCCGGCTTTTTCCATAGCCTGCAAAAACTGCTGCGCCCCGGAATGAGCAATTGTGCCCAGGTTTTCCACCATTTCTTCCTGGGTCATACCAATGCCCGTATCGCGGATGGTTAGGGTGCGATTCTTCTCGTCCGTTTCCAGATAAACGGCCAGTTCTGCGCCTTCATCCAGTACGTCACGATTGGTGAGCATTTCAAACTGAATACGGTGCAGCGCATCGAGCGCGTTAGAAAGCAACTCGCGCAAGAAGATTTCGCGGTTGGTATAGAGGGAATGAATAAGAATGTCCAGCACCTTTTGAATTTCGGCCTGAAATTCAATGGGGGCCGGAGCCGTTTGAGTTTGTTTGTTGCTTTTTTTCTTGGCCATTTTTATACCTCCAACTGAAATTACGCCCTTCCAGTTTATCTCAAATTTGTTTGATTTACGTTAGAATTGTGGGACGGTTCATAGAGTGGGGCGCGTTTCAAAAATTTTAGCCGTAGGGACAGGACAATGTCCTGTCCCTACCCTAATTTGGAACAAACCCCAGGGCCAGATTATAACAAAGTTGGGGGATTTTTCAAACGGCCTATCTTTTATTTGTGTCGCCCGGAAACAGCCTTAAGGGACTCTTCCATAATTTCCACGCCCTCGTCGGCCAAATCCTGGCTTAACATCAGGGGAGGCATAAACCGGATGGTGCTGACGCCGCAAGGCAGCAGCAGTAGGCCGTTGTAGAACGCCTCGTGGATCAGGTTGGCCACAAACTTGGCCGCCGGTTTTTTGCCGGCCGGGTCTGTGACAAATTCCATGCCAATCATCAAACCCTTGCCGCGCACATCGCCAATCATGGGATAGCGGCCGGCCAGGTCTTTCATCTTATTTAACAAATATTGACCCACTCTGGCGGCGTTATCTTTATACTCGTTTTCCACCAGGTCAATGGTGGCCAGGGCGGCGGCGCAGCAAAGGGGATTGCCGCCGTAAGTATTGCCGTGCGCGCCGCGCGGCCACTGCTCCATCAACGACTTCCGCGCCGTAACCGTGCCAATGGGCATGCCCGAGGCAATCCCTTTGGCCGTGGTGATAATATCCGGCTGCACGCCCCAATGCTCTATGGCAAACATTTGGCCGGTGCGACCAATGCCGCTCTGCACTTCGTCGGCAATCAGTAAAATCTCGTAACGGTCGCACAGGTCGCGCAGGCCGGGCAAAAATGAATCCGGGGGCACAATGTAGCCGCCCTCGCCCAAAATGGGTTCAATCAGAATTCCGGCTACTTCGGCCGGCGGCACATTACTTTGGAACAACACGTTTTCAATATAATTCAGCACCGCTTCGCCCTGGTCGTTGCCGGCTAAAATGGGCCGATAGTTGTTGGGGTAGGGTACGTGGGTCACGCCCGGCATGGTGGGGAAAAAGCCGTCCTGCTGGGTGTATTTGCTGGCCGTAAAAGCCAGCGAGCCCATGGTGCGGCCGTGAAACCCCCCCAAAAAACCAATGAACCGCTGCCGCCCGGTGACCAGGCGGGCCAATTTGATGGCCCCTTCCACGCTCTCGGTGCCGGAGTTGGTGAAAAACGACATAGCCGGCTCGGCCATGGGGGCGATGTCGTTCATTTTTTCGCCCAGTTTAACCTGTAGCTCGTGATAATAATCCGACGAAATGTGCACAAATTTATCGGCGGCGTTTTTGATGGCCTGCACCACCTGGGGATGGGCGTGGCCGGTGGAGGCCACGGCAATGCCGGCGGCAAAATCAATAAAACGATTCCCGTCCACGTCCCACGCTTCCGCGCCGCGGCCGTGGTCCATCACAAAAGGATAGTCGCGGGGGTAGGAGGGCGAAACCACCTTGGCGTCTCGAGCCAGCAAAGCTTGCGCTTTGGGGCCGGGCAGGTCGGTGATTATGCGTTCTGGGCTGACTTTATTTTTGGTAATTTGATTTGCTAACATTTTATCTACTCCATGTTATTTGATAAAAGACGATTATTCACCTTGCCATGTCATTCTAAGAGCCTGTCTCTTAAATGTCATTTCAAGGCCGTTAGGCCGAGAAATCCCTGGAATCTCGCCGGAAAACTTCACGCCGTAGAGATTTCTCGCTACGCTCGAAATGACATGTTAGGCTTTTCAGACAGGCTCTGAGGCCATAGGCCGAAGAATCTCCATGCGGCGCTGCTTTGCTTAGTTTTTGGTAGACTGCATAGAGATTCTTCGCTCGTTCCTCGCTATTAAGAAACTGCCGGTAGGCCGGGGGGCTTGGGGGGTGTCCCCCCAATAGTTTCTTTTCTGATTGAATAAGGTCTCGGCCTTATGGAACCCTCAGACATGACCTGAATAGTTACCTTTGGCCCTTGGGGTGCGCTCTGGATGGAGATTACCAAAGAGAAAAAATAGCAAAAACCACAAGCGCGTTCAACCAAGCGCCATTCATTTTAAAAAATAAAGGGACAATGTCGCTCAAAATACGTTGAGCGACGGCAAGATTGCGTTTGGGGAAAAACTAAGAGGTTAAGTCCAGCAGCCCAAAGCCAAGGGCGAAGGACAGCCAGGTAAAAGGGGATAGCACAAATACGGCGCGGCCTTCATTTTTGGGTTTACCTCACCGGCCCAGAACCCCGGCCACTTCACGTCGCAGCCGGTCCAGGTCGTAGTTACGCGGGTCGGATTTTCGGCCCGGGGGCAGGG
The Anaerolineae bacterium genome window above contains:
- a CDS encoding acetyl ornithine aminotransferase family protein, with translation MLANQITKNKVSPERIITDLPGPKAQALLARDAKVVSPSYPRDYPFVMDHGRGAEAWDVDGNRFIDFAAGIAVASTGHAHPQVVQAIKNAADKFVHISSDYYHELQVKLGEKMNDIAPMAEPAMSFFTNSGTESVEGAIKLARLVTGRQRFIGFLGGFHGRTMGSLAFTASKYTQQDGFFPTMPGVTHVPYPNNYRPILAGNDQGEAVLNYIENVLFQSNVPPAEVAGILIEPILGEGGYIVPPDSFLPGLRDLCDRYEILLIADEVQSGIGRTGQMFAIEHWGVQPDIITTAKGIASGMPIGTVTARKSLMEQWPRGAHGNTYGGNPLCCAAALATIDLVENEYKDNAARVGQYLLNKMKDLAGRYPMIGDVRGKGLMIGMEFVTDPAGKKPAAKFVANLIHEAFYNGLLLLPCGVSTIRFMPPLMLSQDLADEGVEIMEESLKAVSGRHK
- a CDS encoding flavodoxin domain-containing protein — protein: MGKVLVLYYSETGRTKAMAQLVAEGAAMVAGIDVSLKSVTEATVDDLFWCDGIAVGAPTHLGSVPWEMKKWWDGLVKPAWQKVDGKFGCAFSSAGGLGGGPELACLALLTILMNYGFLVFGVTDYVAPLRTLHYGAALPGRPKDPSEKDICQRLGLRLAEWVAYYVDGKQEAHPSRAGYGRI
- the htpG gene encoding molecular chaperone HtpG — its product is MAKKKSNKQTQTAPAPIEFQAEIQKVLDILIHSLYTNREIFLRELLSNALDALHRIQFEMLTNRDVLDEGAELAVYLETDEKNRTLTIRDTGIGMTQEEMVENLGTIAHSGAQQFLQAMEKAGQKGQPLTTDIIGQFGVGFYSVFMVADEVTVTSRSYRPEAEAAVWQSSGQGTYTVGPAEKAARGTTIVIKLKEDAKEFAQVYRVRQIVKTHSDFGAFPIYVKEQKPPAEGEAEGKTEFVQANQQTALWRQSPREVDEEKYKSFYHQLTLDFGDPLLRLHTSADAPVQFYALLFVPSKRDYRIFGVKEDYGLKLYSRKILIQENFKELLPKYLRFVEGVVDSEDLPLNVSRETIQSTPLLEKIKSVLVRRIAGELATLAEEKPDTYRTFWQEFGGFIKEGIATEPDSHGKFVDLLRFQSSRGQSKDELISLAQYAERMQKDQSEIYYILGDDYDVISRSPHLEYFKKHNLEVLYLTDPMDSFMLVGLREYNGKPLKNVDDAGLDLPEEEKTGEEKKEDAIPPDQFEALVSRFKEVLGDRVEDVQESKILTDSPCRLVNPAGAMNTGMQRVQRLLDKDYQIPKKILEINRKSGLIQNISARLAANAEDELLNPLIEQLFESALVVEGIHPNPAEMVPRIQQLMEAAARVK
- a CDS encoding RraA family protein encodes the protein GCDDDGIVVVPLEVAGEVAIHARAILLADMRARRKHYENLNKQPDSTVDFAAVEQYYAQFE